The Chloroflexota bacterium genome includes a window with the following:
- a CDS encoding transposase, producing the protein MDTGRRTCPPAGKIDYKELRKINPEAARKAVLGYLESNGHNVSSTARLFGINRCVVYDILRKNQEGDLRDRAKRPKHQPRKTDAQIEDLVIAAKNKTHLGPQRLSRYLQQYEGVVVPAGTIRHILRRNRACLSHPLGQHHRRKEKREFVDWYSAKPFEIVQMDVKFIRDHKALTKEQIIHLDQCQIPNYQWSALEVNSRFKLMAYSREKSWTNGLCWYLWVVAWLRSHGVKSEIVFTVDNGEEFGGKSWLKVAELRKLLKGFGCRLIQNHKGHCEENAHIERSHRTDDDEFYIPRALAIHSERDLLDEALGYLYYYNNVREHSSLGYQTPFAHLKEQLPEIDENIRLVVPFMLDKVAVELGPWSGYHVLAQHRGIDSLCQM; encoded by the coding sequence ATGGACACTGGACGCCGTACCTGCCCACCGGCAGGCAAGATTGATTACAAAGAACTGCGCAAGATTAACCCTGAAGCCGCCAGGAAGGCCGTATTGGGCTATCTAGAGAGCAATGGGCATAATGTCTCCAGCACCGCGCGCCTGTTTGGCATCAACCGCTGCGTGGTTTATGATATCCTGCGCAAGAACCAAGAAGGGGATCTGCGCGATCGCGCCAAGAGGCCCAAACATCAACCCCGAAAGACTGATGCACAGATTGAGGACCTGGTCATTGCCGCCAAGAACAAAACCCACCTGGGGCCGCAGCGGCTCTCGCGCTATCTGCAACAATACGAGGGGGTCGTAGTCCCTGCCGGGACCATCCGCCACATCCTGCGCCGCAACCGGGCATGTCTTAGTCATCCCCTTGGGCAACACCACCGCAGAAAGGAAAAGCGGGAGTTTGTGGACTGGTATTCGGCGAAGCCCTTTGAGATTGTGCAGATGGATGTGAAGTTCATCCGTGACCACAAGGCACTCACCAAGGAGCAGATCATTCACCTGGATCAATGCCAGATCCCGAACTACCAATGGAGCGCCCTGGAGGTCAACTCACGCTTCAAACTGATGGCTTACTCCAGAGAGAAGTCGTGGACCAATGGCTTATGCTGGTACCTGTGGGTGGTTGCTTGGTTAAGATCGCACGGCGTAAAGTCGGAAATCGTCTTCACCGTGGATAACGGGGAGGAGTTTGGTGGGAAATCCTGGCTGAAGGTAGCGGAGCTAAGGAAATTGCTCAAGGGCTTCGGCTGTCGGCTGATCCAAAACCACAAAGGCCATTGTGAGGAGAACGCGCATATCGAACGCTCTCACCGCACCGATGACGATGAATTCTACATCCCCAGAGCGCTTGCCATTCACAGCGAGCGGGATTTGCTCGATGAAGCCCTGGGCTATCTCTACTACTACAACAACGTGCGAGAACACTCCTCCCTGGGCTACCAAACACCCTTTGCCCACCTCAAGGAGCAACTGCCAGAGATCGATGAGAACATCAGGTTGGTCGTACCTTTTATGCTCGACAAAGTCGCCGTTGAATTAGGCCCTTGGAGTGGATACCATGTGCTGGCACAGCACCGGGGGATTGACAGCCTCTGCCAAATGTAG